One genomic segment of Deltaproteobacteria bacterium includes these proteins:
- the tuf gene encoding elongation factor Tu (EF-Tu; promotes GTP-dependent binding of aminoacyl-tRNA to the A-site of ribosomes during protein biosynthesis; when the tRNA anticodon matches the mRNA codon, GTP hydrolysis results; the inactive EF-Tu-GDP leaves the ribosome and release of GDP is promoted by elongation factor Ts; many prokaryotes have two copies of the gene encoding EF-Tu): MAKEKFNRKKPHVNVGTIGHIDHGKTTLTAAITAVASRDSG; the protein is encoded by the coding sequence ATGGCCAAGGAGAAATTCAACCGGAAGAAACCCCACGTGAACGTCGGGACGATCGGTCACATCGACCACGGGAAGACGACGCTGACGGCGGCGATCACGGCGGTTGCGTCGCGTGACAGCGGC